The Candidatus Synechococcus calcipolaris G9 DNA window CCATTTTATAATCATTTGCCCATATACAGTAAAAAATATCGTAAGAAAAATATATAAATGATTTGAAGTCATTTTTGCATTACCAAGAATTTTATAAAATCATTGTAATAGCATCAATTTTCAGAAACGATATATTTAAGAATATCTGACTGTGGGACAAACATTAAAGTATCTATAATACTTACAAAATTTTCAAAGATAGGTAGATTTTGAAAATATTGCTTGTAAGGACCATAAGCTTTGTAAATTAGCTTAATATTGTTTTGACTAAATTTTTCTTCTTGACCATCTAAATATTTTTTAGCTGCAATTCCTGAAATATACTCAGTTCCTCCAACTTGTTTAATGATTGAGATTAATCGGTCAACTCTATCTAATTCTAAAGAAAAATGACGAGAATCAGCAAATTGAGTAGTTATTTTAGAATACTTACATATTTTCATAATAATATATTGATTTAAGTCTGAAAGAAAGTTCCATTTATGCTTTAGGTAAATATCTTCAAGGAAATAAATTATTTCATTAAATTGTGGTGACTTACAATAAGTATGAATGATGGTTTTGAAGTGTTTCTCTTGCCAATGAAAATCTTCTAATGTAACTTCACTTATTTTTAGATTTACTGATTTTTTATTAATAGGAATGGTTAACCAAAAAATACCGTTTTTAGAATACAATTTATTTCTATTTCGCCAATCATTTTTTGTATATTGAACTTCATCTAAAAAACAAAAAAAATCGGCGTCATTTATTAAATCAAAGTAGCCTTTCCAAGGTATGTAATTTGACTGTAAAATTACTACTTTCATAGCTAGTTCAACTTAAATGGTTTATTGAGAATTTTCTGTGGATTACCAATTACCCAAGCATCATCAGGCACATCTTGTGTAATAACTGTTCCAATACCAATATGGACATGATTGCCAATCACAATATCATTAGATATAACTGTTCCACTACCAACAAAAGACGCTTGGCCAATTTTTACGTTTCCCGAAATAGTAACTCCAGGACTAATATAGGATCCATCTTGAATTTCACAATTATGAGAAATAGTAACTGAATTATTAATTAATACACCTTTACCTAAAAAAACTTCTTTGTCGAGATTACACATTGGGTAAATAA harbors:
- a CDS encoding WbqC family protein, giving the protein MKVVILQSNYIPWKGYFDLINDADFFCFLDEVQYTKNDWRNRNKLYSKNGIFWLTIPINKKSVNLKISEVTLEDFHWQEKHFKTIIHTYCKSPQFNEIIYFLEDIYLKHKWNFLSDLNQYIIMKICKYSKITTQFADSRHFSLELDRVDRLISIIKQVGGTEYISGIAAKKYLDGQEEKFSQNNIKLIYKAYGPYKQYFQNLPIFENFVSIIDTLMFVPQSDILKYIVSEN